The following proteins are co-located in the Bacillus pumilus genome:
- a CDS encoding phytoene desaturase family protein produces MKKHILIAGGGIGGMISALYLKKAGHDVTLVEKNERLGGRLAFVREKGYKVDEGPTIVLLPDMLKGILHEVGIDETSLDLLQLDPLYTIQYQDGTSYTKYSDSLRQLDEIRRVFPKEDQGFLKFMEDMTNRFQEGQQAFLEKSFHEKRTFFTKANIKILMKLKAYRTVQSALKKYFSDERLRDAYALQTLYVGGNPYEASAIYSLVSYSEHAHGIYYLKGGYASLVDILERQLIVKGVHVRRNEEVAQLEFEGKQAVKAKVNDENIAADAFVINGDYPAALKQLGLDEQDRRKYVPSSGCVMVYLGLNKVYHEAPVHQFFMGEHFDQHMKEVFQTKTVPQDPSFYTFNPSIIDPSLAPAGCSVLYMLIPVPSGDHINWEEETDFVENMLKRLEKRGFPQLRESIVWKKVRTPNDSMREGLFEGGSFGLAPNLFQSGVFRPQVKVAETDNLYAVGASIHPGGGVPIVMQSAKLMASVLLKDLNDRKEVKLSG; encoded by the coding sequence ATGAAGAAACATATATTGATTGCAGGTGGCGGTATTGGCGGAATGATCTCAGCGCTCTATTTAAAAAAAGCTGGACATGATGTCACCCTTGTCGAAAAAAATGAACGGCTTGGCGGGAGACTTGCTTTTGTACGTGAGAAAGGATATAAAGTAGATGAAGGTCCGACCATTGTCCTACTTCCTGATATGTTAAAAGGCATTTTACATGAGGTAGGAATTGACGAAACATCTCTTGATCTCTTGCAGCTTGATCCGCTGTACACGATCCAATATCAGGATGGAACCTCCTACACGAAGTACTCTGATTCACTGCGCCAGTTAGATGAAATCAGACGTGTATTTCCAAAGGAAGATCAAGGGTTTCTGAAATTTATGGAAGACATGACGAATCGGTTTCAAGAAGGGCAGCAAGCTTTTCTAGAAAAATCGTTTCATGAAAAACGTACATTTTTTACAAAAGCAAATATAAAGATTTTAATGAAATTAAAAGCGTACCGTACGGTTCAAAGCGCTCTAAAAAAATATTTCTCAGATGAACGCCTGCGAGATGCATACGCACTTCAAACCCTCTATGTCGGAGGAAATCCGTATGAAGCATCTGCTATTTATTCGCTTGTTTCATATAGTGAGCACGCCCACGGAATCTACTATTTAAAAGGCGGATATGCCAGTTTAGTAGATATATTGGAGAGACAACTCATAGTGAAGGGTGTGCATGTAAGACGAAATGAAGAAGTAGCGCAATTGGAGTTTGAGGGGAAACAGGCGGTCAAGGCAAAAGTAAATGATGAAAACATAGCAGCTGATGCCTTTGTAATCAACGGGGATTATCCAGCGGCGTTAAAACAGCTTGGGTTAGATGAGCAAGACCGGCGTAAATACGTTCCATCCTCTGGCTGCGTGATGGTGTATCTCGGTTTAAATAAGGTGTACCATGAAGCACCTGTTCATCAATTTTTTATGGGAGAACACTTTGATCAGCATATGAAAGAGGTCTTTCAAACGAAAACAGTCCCTCAAGACCCGTCATTTTATACATTTAATCCATCCATCATTGATCCATCTCTTGCCCCAGCAGGCTGCAGCGTTTTGTATATGCTCATTCCTGTTCCTTCAGGAGATCACATCAACTGGGAAGAGGAGACAGACTTTGTGGAAAACATGCTGAAACGTCTTGAGAAAAGAGGCTTTCCGCAATTGCGAGAGTCGATTGTATGGAAAAAGGTAAGAACACCAAATGATTCAATGCGAGAAGGATTGTTTGAGGGAGGCAGCTTTGGACTTGCGCCTAATTTGTTTCAATCAGGCGTCTTTCGCCCGCAAGTGAAGGTGGCAGAGACAGACAATCTTTATGCGGTAGGTGCCTCCATCCATCCTGGCGGCGGGGTACCGATCGTCATGCAAAGTGCGAAGCTCATGGCTTCTGTGCTACTAAAAGATTTGAACGACAGAAAGGAAGTGAAGCTAAGTGGTTGA
- a CDS encoding phytoene/squalene synthase family protein: MVDVQTALKVCEETIQTHSKTFYRAFSMLPKKKRQAVWAVYSFCRKADDIVDESPSPKEELTSFREAFDRFLHGEVDRNDPMWVALEHTFQEFRMDEAPFRDLLQGQEMDLEQHRYETLDELLIYSYHVASTVGLMLLPIIAPRKKEQLKEAAISLGIGMQLTNILRDIGEDAAERNRIYLPKQVMDQFGYTEQELQEGVINQAFKHVWEYIAFEAEAYYEEFFDHLHEFPLYSRMPVKAAAHFYKAILDKTRENEYRVFTQRSFLSNQEKALILEDIT, from the coding sequence GTGGTTGATGTGCAAACAGCATTGAAAGTATGTGAGGAGACCATTCAAACCCATTCAAAAACGTTTTATCGCGCCTTTTCTATGCTGCCTAAAAAGAAAAGACAGGCAGTTTGGGCTGTTTATTCCTTTTGCCGGAAAGCGGATGACATTGTAGATGAGTCTCCTTCACCAAAAGAGGAGTTAACATCCTTTCGGGAGGCGTTTGATCGATTCTTACATGGTGAGGTAGACCGGAATGATCCGATGTGGGTGGCGCTAGAGCATACATTTCAAGAATTTCGTATGGATGAAGCCCCGTTCCGTGACCTGCTCCAAGGACAGGAGATGGATTTAGAGCAGCATAGATATGAAACGTTAGATGAACTGCTCATCTATTCCTATCATGTAGCGAGTACAGTTGGACTCATGCTGCTTCCGATTATTGCGCCGCGTAAAAAGGAACAACTAAAAGAAGCAGCCATTTCGTTAGGGATTGGCATGCAGCTCACCAACATCCTTCGTGATATTGGTGAGGATGCAGCTGAAAGAAATCGCATTTATTTGCCTAAGCAAGTGATGGATCAATTTGGGTATACAGAGCAAGAATTGCAAGAAGGTGTGATCAATCAAGCATTCAAGCACGTATGGGAGTACATTGCTTTTGAGGCAGAGGCGTATTACGAGGAATTTTTTGACCATCTTCATGAATTTCCGCTTTATTCACGTATGCCGGTGAAAGCAGCTGCTCACTTTTATAAGGCCATTTTAGATAAAACTAGAGAAAATGAATACCGCGTCTTTACGCAGCGATCATTTCTTTCAAATCAGGAAAAAGCACTTATTTTAGAAGATATTACGTAA
- a CDS encoding MATE family efflux transporter translates to MKPQALSFQKIQAKSERSHPSLFALTWPIFIEISLYMLMGSADTLMLSQYSDNSVAAVGVSNQLLNLLIVMFSFITTGTTIVIAQLLGASREQEAAQVAYVSLGTNFLISFVISLLMFVLAVPILHMVGLSSELMPDATVFLQIVGLLSFIQALIMTYSAILKSYGYTRDTMYVTIGMNLLNVAGNYFVIFGPFGFPVLGVMGVALSTSLARFIGLIAMILIVRRRIGLRFSLKNMFHIQRTHLKKLLKIGIPSAGEQLSYNGSQMVITLFITFMGTQALAAKVYTQNLMMFIMLFGAAISQGTQILIGRHIGAKEFDAAYRRCMKSLYWAIAVSLLSSIALSLSSTHLLAFFTSNSEIIQIAGLLLLLTIILEPGRSFNMVIINSLRAAGDAKFPVYMAMISMWGIGLPIAYILGIQLEMGLIGVWISFIVDEWVRGIFMYRRWRSKVWTEYRFSST, encoded by the coding sequence ATGAAACCTCAAGCACTGTCATTTCAAAAGATTCAAGCCAAAAGTGAAAGATCCCACCCTTCATTATTTGCGTTAACTTGGCCTATTTTTATCGAAATCTCTTTATATATGCTCATGGGAAGTGCGGATACACTCATGCTGAGCCAATACTCCGATAACAGCGTTGCCGCAGTAGGTGTAAGCAACCAGCTGCTAAATTTATTGATTGTCATGTTCAGCTTCATTACAACAGGTACGACGATTGTAATTGCTCAGCTTTTAGGAGCGAGCCGCGAGCAGGAAGCGGCTCAAGTCGCCTATGTTTCACTAGGAACCAACTTCCTGATTAGCTTTGTCATTAGTCTCCTCATGTTTGTGTTAGCTGTTCCAATCTTACACATGGTGGGGTTATCAAGTGAGCTGATGCCAGATGCAACGGTCTTTTTACAAATTGTCGGCCTGCTTTCTTTTATTCAAGCGCTCATTATGACCTATAGTGCTATTTTAAAAAGCTATGGATATACAAGAGACACGATGTATGTCACCATCGGAATGAACTTGTTAAACGTTGCCGGTAATTATTTCGTCATTTTCGGTCCGTTTGGCTTCCCAGTGTTAGGTGTAATGGGTGTTGCCCTTTCAACCTCACTTGCTCGGTTCATCGGATTAATAGCGATGATCCTGATTGTTCGCCGCCGAATTGGGTTACGGTTTTCACTGAAGAACATGTTTCATATCCAGCGGACGCATTTAAAAAAGCTGCTAAAAATCGGGATTCCTTCTGCTGGCGAGCAGCTCTCTTATAACGGTTCTCAGATGGTCATTACGCTGTTTATTACATTTATGGGAACGCAGGCACTAGCAGCAAAAGTATATACTCAGAACTTGATGATGTTCATTATGTTGTTTGGTGCAGCCATTAGCCAAGGGACTCAAATTTTAATCGGACGCCATATTGGGGCGAAAGAATTCGATGCTGCCTATCGCAGGTGCATGAAAAGTTTATACTGGGCCATTGCCGTCTCCCTTCTTTCTTCCATTGCTTTATCTTTATCATCGACGCATTTGCTTGCTTTTTTCACTAGCAACAGCGAGATCATTCAAATCGCCGGCCTACTCCTCCTATTGACGATCATTTTAGAACCTGGACGTTCTTTTAATATGGTCATCATTAACTCCTTGCGGGCTGCTGGTGACGCGAAGTTTCCTGTGTATATGGCGATGATTTCAATGTGGGGGATCGGGCTTCCGATCGCTTATATATTAGGCATTCAGCTTGAGATGGGCCTGATTGGGGTTTGGATTTCTTTTATCGTGGATGAATGGGTAAGAGGCATCTTCATGTATAGGCGGTGGCGTTCAAAGGTATGGACGGAGTATCGTTTTTCTTCCACATAA
- a CDS encoding AraC family transcriptional regulator — MDLFITFTVPPFPVYIASGKGIFHQGERHISRIFTVFDLLYVTKGKLWITEDEAAHHVKEGEYIILSPGLSHGGHLPCEEETHYEWLHFSIDPFEFTNRPREHWFDMKQNQATFEKPAKYEFSLPRQGKVKGRSVLEKHLSAMRALNDDASELPLKKQLQFEELLIHLQKEAFHIPSAKETVASEVVHYLERHFMKKLQMKQLAEKLHYHPDYITRCMQTVYGLTPNQYINRLKIEKAKSLLASTNEKIAAIAERVGIDDPTYFSKLFRQNEGMPPIQYRHLARRTTK, encoded by the coding sequence ATGGATCTATTTATTACATTTACTGTACCGCCGTTTCCGGTTTATATTGCTTCAGGCAAAGGCATATTTCATCAAGGAGAAAGACATATCTCTAGAATCTTCACTGTATTTGATCTTCTCTATGTCACAAAAGGTAAACTATGGATAACAGAGGATGAGGCGGCTCATCACGTAAAAGAAGGAGAATATATCATTCTATCACCCGGCCTGTCTCACGGTGGACATCTGCCATGCGAAGAAGAAACCCATTATGAGTGGCTGCATTTCTCAATTGATCCATTTGAGTTTACGAACCGGCCGAGAGAACACTGGTTTGATATGAAACAAAATCAAGCCACCTTTGAAAAACCCGCAAAATATGAATTTAGCCTGCCACGTCAAGGAAAAGTGAAAGGAAGAAGCGTGTTAGAGAAGCACCTTTCAGCTATGAGGGCGTTGAATGATGACGCGTCTGAACTTCCGTTAAAAAAACAGCTTCAATTTGAGGAGCTGCTCATTCATTTACAAAAAGAAGCATTTCATATTCCAAGTGCAAAGGAGACCGTCGCATCAGAAGTGGTTCACTATCTCGAGCGCCATTTTATGAAAAAATTACAAATGAAGCAGCTGGCAGAGAAGCTTCATTATCATCCTGATTACATCACACGATGCATGCAGACGGTGTATGGACTGACTCCTAACCAGTACATCAATCGTCTCAAAATCGAAAAAGCCAAAAGCCTGCTTGCCTCAACGAATGAAAAAATAGCGGCCATTGCAGAACGTGTAGGTATTGACGACCCTACTTATTTTTCTAAGCTGTTTCGGCAAAATGAAGGCATGCCGCCTATCCAATACCGTCATCTAGCAAGAAGAACGACAAAGTAA
- a CDS encoding GNAT family N-acetyltransferase gives MKGRKEEFVSIRPLDETDLEVVWHLKFKAPDQSYRKWNAPYFHEHEIPLAAFKKRYVQDDAIPPKLYGIVIGGEMKGTVSYYWENERTRWLECGILIYDSRFWNGGVGTKALSLWIDELFSYINIPRIGLTTWSGNERMMRCAEKCGFTLEGRLRKVRYYQGEYYDSMRYGMLREEWQSLPRHTTE, from the coding sequence ATGAAAGGGAGAAAAGAGGAGTTTGTGAGCATACGCCCATTAGACGAAACTGATTTAGAGGTGGTGTGGCATTTGAAATTTAAAGCACCAGACCAGTCCTATCGAAAGTGGAATGCACCTTATTTTCATGAACACGAGATCCCGCTTGCTGCATTTAAGAAACGATACGTACAGGATGACGCCATTCCGCCAAAGCTATATGGCATTGTCATAGGTGGCGAAATGAAGGGCACCGTTTCTTATTATTGGGAGAATGAACGAACACGCTGGCTTGAATGCGGGATTCTTATTTATGACTCACGCTTTTGGAATGGAGGAGTTGGAACAAAGGCGTTAAGTCTATGGATAGATGAGCTATTTTCATACATTAATATCCCGCGAATCGGTCTCACCACCTGGTCTGGTAATGAACGCATGATGCGGTGCGCGGAGAAATGCGGGTTTACCCTTGAGGGAAGACTGCGAAAGGTCCGTTACTACCAAGGAGAGTATTATGATTCTATGCGTTACGGGATGCTGAGAGAGGAATGGCAAAGCCTCCCGCGCCATACCACTGAATAA
- a CDS encoding serine O-acetyltransferase, with product MIVTKHDLHHYLSQDKKALAITHRRPKWFGDDIWKYQRYLRKYEYYTNSGATLRKWFYRYLHKKKGMQLGFDIPIGVFGPGLRINHTGLLIVNKHAKIGAFCDIHQGVNIGQNHHENDVPTIGDHVWIGPGAKLFGNIYIANHISIGANAVVNRSFHEEQMIIAGVPAQKVKEKSPSS from the coding sequence ATGATTGTAACGAAGCATGATCTTCACCACTACTTGTCACAGGATAAGAAAGCATTAGCCATCACGCACAGAAGACCAAAGTGGTTTGGGGATGATATATGGAAATATCAGAGGTATTTACGAAAATATGAATACTATACAAATAGCGGAGCCACATTACGCAAATGGTTTTACCGCTATTTACATAAAAAGAAAGGCATGCAGCTTGGCTTTGATATTCCGATTGGCGTCTTTGGCCCTGGGCTCAGAATCAATCATACTGGTCTTTTGATTGTGAACAAGCATGCAAAAATCGGGGCATTTTGTGATATTCATCAAGGGGTGAATATCGGTCAAAACCATCATGAAAATGATGTCCCAACCATCGGAGATCATGTATGGATTGGCCCTGGTGCTAAGCTGTTTGGAAACATCTATATTGCGAATCATATTTCAATTGGAGCAAATGCAGTGGTGAATCGTTCCTTTCATGAAGAGCAGATGATCATTGCAGGTGTGCCTGCTCAAAAGGTAAAAGAAAAAAGCCCTTCTTCATGA